Proteins encoded in a region of the Planococcus shixiaomingii genome:
- a CDS encoding toxic anion resistance protein: MNTLPDQMEQQELVMKEDNELLTKLKQDPEVLKLAASIDIKNQVELLEFGREPANEISAFTGKVLSSVQANSMEESSELLNQLGKIMDKFDKKDFVEKKGLINKVFNRGNKIIEKLFSKYQTMGTEIDKVYVEITKYESEMKKSTTTLEELYDQNFRYFMELEKYIAAGDVRIQELKAEEPAMRLKAETGDQLAMMQLTTLQNAIELLEQRVYDLEMAKQVSYQSAPQIRMLQRGNTKLIGKINSAFVTTIPIFKTGLINAIAAKRQNLVAQSMNELDRRTNEMLIKNANDISRQSVDIARMSGQPSIKIETIEQTWETIMKGMNDTREIEQENRRMREEGRLRIEELQKKYEETQRKA, from the coding sequence ATGAACACTTTGCCAGATCAGATGGAGCAACAGGAACTGGTTATGAAAGAAGATAATGAATTGCTTACAAAACTCAAGCAGGACCCGGAAGTGCTCAAGCTCGCTGCCAGCATCGACATCAAAAATCAGGTGGAGCTATTGGAATTCGGACGGGAACCGGCAAATGAAATCTCGGCTTTTACCGGCAAGGTCTTAAGTTCGGTCCAAGCGAACAGCATGGAAGAATCCAGTGAACTATTAAATCAGCTCGGCAAAATTATGGATAAGTTCGATAAAAAGGATTTTGTTGAAAAGAAAGGCCTGATCAACAAAGTCTTTAATAGAGGCAATAAAATAATTGAGAAGCTATTTAGTAAATACCAGACGATGGGTACAGAAATCGATAAAGTTTATGTCGAAATCACAAAATACGAATCCGAGATGAAAAAATCAACGACGACATTAGAAGAGCTGTATGATCAAAACTTCCGTTACTTCATGGAACTGGAAAAGTACATTGCTGCTGGCGATGTAAGAATTCAGGAATTGAAGGCTGAAGAGCCGGCAATGCGCTTAAAAGCCGAAACTGGGGATCAGCTGGCTATGATGCAATTGACGACTTTGCAAAATGCAATCGAACTTTTGGAACAGCGCGTCTATGACTTGGAAATGGCGAAACAAGTTTCTTACCAGTCAGCGCCGCAAATCCGCATGCTGCAGCGCGGCAATACGAAGCTGATCGGCAAAATCAATTCCGCTTTCGTGACGACAATTCCGATTTTTAAAACGGGATTGATCAACGCAATCGCGGCGAAACGCCAAAATTTAGTGGCGCAATCCATGAACGAATTGGATCGCCGGACGAACGAAATGCTTATTAAAAACGCCAACGATATTTCCCGCCAAAGCGTCGACATCGCACGTATGTCCGGCCAGCCGAGCATAAAAATTGAAACAATTGAGCAGACGTGGGAAACAATCATGAAAGGCATGAACGACACGCGGGAAATCGAGCAAGAGAATCGCCGTATGCGTGAAGAAGGCCGCCTTCGTATTGAAGAATTGCAAAAGAAATACGAAGAAACACAACGAAAAGCTTAA